The Tachyglossus aculeatus isolate mTacAcu1 chromosome 7, mTacAcu1.pri, whole genome shotgun sequence genome includes a region encoding these proteins:
- the ASCL5 gene encoding LOW QUALITY PROTEIN: achaete-scute homolog 5 (The sequence of the model RefSeq protein was modified relative to this genomic sequence to represent the inferred CDS: deleted 1 base in 1 codon): MNNNLCRALVERRSVATSSCMQLGLAPPPSHPHLPPAEALTNVPFLLYPTNVEHTYYDAYGNWFPYVPFRGPFGVYDYPFKPAFIQKRNERERQRVKCVNEGYARLRGHLPGIVSEKRLSKVETLRAAVRYIKYLQDLLNRAPEEPAADTTDGSPPRSPTLWPPPAPTSDCPSDDGEAKVSSSSATESSSPSCFSSSPLCESEESSH, translated from the exons ATGAACAACAACTTGTGCCGGGCCTTGGTGGAGAGGCGATCTGTGGCCACGTCCAGCTGTATGCAGCTGGGGCTAGCCCCACCTCCCagtcacccccacctcccaccggCAGAAGCCTTGACCAATGTCCCTTTCCTGCTCTACCCCACCAATGTGGAGCACACCTACTACGACGCCTATGGGAACTGGTTTCCCTATGTCCCTTTCCGTGGCCCTTTTGGGGTCTATGACTACCCCTTCAAGCCGGCCTTCATCCAGAAGAGGAatgagagggaaaggcagagggtgAAATGTGTTAATGAGGGCTATGCCCGCCTCCGGGGTCACCTGCCCGGGATAGTGTCTGAGAAGCGACTCAGCAAGGTGGAAACATTGCGTGCTGCGGTCAGATACATCAAGTATCTGCAGGACCTGCTGAACAGAGCCCCCGAAGAGCCGGCAGCCGACACCACGGATGGCAGC CCCCCCCGCAGCCCCACTCTttggcctcccccggcccctacCTCAGACTGCCCCAGCGATGATGGGGAAGCCAAAGTGTCTTCCTCTTCAGCCACGGAGTCTTCTTCAccttcctgcttttcctcctcccccctctgtgAATCAGAGGAGTCTAGCCACTGA